From one Brevundimonas sp. PAMC22021 genomic stretch:
- a CDS encoding TraB/GumN family protein: MKTRLVLAICGALAFAGGVQAQVQSEPASEVEPIVVTARRSGAPMWTVTAGDSTVLLVGAIDGVPKSVAWRPDALDAATLRANRILLGTGVEGSLSDILRLIWRSRTLTRLPDGRTSADYLSPEWQARLDALEARYRVDHSRKSFLLSSRDLLTDQLDFDRDTADDAEDVVRRAARKARIPVQAVTGGRGDQMVEDLLTAPPERLVPCMQAAIEATEAGAGPVQQRGEDWTRFRVRAVLDSPLEKALGRCWPWGDPTIGPQLRSAWIEGVDKALAEPGVTMAVAPLNLLGGEDGVLDRLKAKGLEVSGPDWR; encoded by the coding sequence ATGAAGACGCGGCTTGTTCTGGCGATTTGCGGCGCCCTGGCTTTCGCGGGCGGGGTCCAAGCCCAGGTTCAGTCTGAGCCCGCCTCGGAGGTCGAACCGATCGTCGTCACGGCGCGGCGGTCGGGGGCGCCGATGTGGACGGTGACGGCGGGAGACAGCACCGTGCTGCTGGTCGGCGCCATCGACGGGGTGCCGAAGTCCGTCGCCTGGCGTCCGGATGCGCTGGATGCGGCGACGCTGCGCGCGAACCGCATCCTGTTGGGCACCGGGGTGGAAGGGTCGCTCAGTGACATCCTGAGGCTGATCTGGCGCTCGCGCACCCTGACGCGCCTGCCGGATGGACGGACCTCGGCCGACTATCTGTCGCCGGAGTGGCAGGCGAGGCTGGACGCCCTGGAGGCCCGCTACCGCGTCGATCACAGTCGCAAGAGCTTCCTGCTTTCCAGCCGCGACCTGCTGACGGACCAGCTCGACTTCGACCGCGACACGGCCGACGACGCCGAAGACGTGGTGCGCCGCGCCGCGCGAAAGGCGCGCATTCCGGTTCAGGCCGTCACCGGCGGGCGCGGCGACCAGATGGTCGAGGATCTGCTGACCGCCCCGCCCGAGCGCCTGGTTCCCTGCATGCAGGCGGCCATCGAGGCGACGGAGGCGGGCGCCGGACCGGTGCAGCAGCGGGGAGAGGACTGGACGCGGTTCCGCGTGCGTGCGGTTCTGGATTCACCGTTGGAGAAGGCGCTAGGCCGCTGCTGGCCCTGGGGCGATCCCACCATCGGCCCGCAACTGCGCTCCGCCTGGATCGAAGGCGTCGACAAGGCGCTGGCCGAGCCGGGGGTGACCATGGCGGTCGCGCCGCTGAACCTGCTCGGCGGCGAGGACGGCGTGCTCGACCGCCTAAAGGCCAAGGGTCTGGAGGTCTCAGGTCCGGACTGGCGCTGA
- the ppk2 gene encoding polyphosphate kinase 2 has protein sequence MRKTDDDYDAELITLQTALVESQAWAIRQGLRIVVVFEGRDTAGKDGAIKRMTEYMSPRQTRVFALPKPTDREATQWYFQRYVPHMPAAGETSIFNRSWYNRAGVEPVMGFCTPEQHARFLADAPRFERMLTDDGIVLIKLWLDITKGEQAKRLEARRDDPLKRFKVSDLDAEAQARWDAYSDARDRMLAETHRPCAPWTVIATDKKKKARLNILRHVLHRLDAPGIEAPLPDPDIVFPADGATGRVAP, from the coding sequence ATGCGCAAGACCGACGACGACTACGACGCCGAACTGATCACCCTGCAGACCGCGCTGGTGGAAAGCCAGGCCTGGGCGATCCGTCAGGGGTTGCGCATCGTAGTGGTGTTCGAGGGGCGCGACACCGCGGGAAAGGACGGCGCGATCAAGCGCATGACCGAATACATGTCGCCGCGCCAGACCCGCGTCTTCGCCCTGCCCAAGCCCACCGACCGGGAGGCGACGCAGTGGTATTTTCAACGCTACGTCCCGCACATGCCGGCGGCGGGCGAGACCTCGATCTTCAACCGGTCCTGGTACAACCGCGCGGGCGTGGAGCCGGTGATGGGCTTCTGCACGCCCGAGCAGCACGCGCGCTTCCTGGCCGACGCGCCGCGGTTCGAGCGCATGCTGACCGATGACGGCATTGTGCTGATCAAGTTGTGGTTGGACATCACCAAGGGGGAGCAGGCCAAGCGGCTGGAGGCCCGGCGGGACGATCCGCTGAAACGCTTCAAGGTCTCGGACCTGGATGCGGAGGCGCAGGCGCGCTGGGACGCCTATTCCGACGCACGCGACCGGATGCTGGCCGAGACGCACCGCCCTTGCGCGCCCTGGACCGTGATCGCCACCGACAAGAAGAAGAAGGCGCGATTGAACATCCTGCGCCATGTGCTGCACCGTCTGGACGCGCCGGGGATCGAGGCGCCGCTGCCCGATCCGGACATCGTCTTCCCGGCCGACGGCGCGACCGGCCGGGTGGCGCCGTAG
- the hisC gene encoding histidinol-phosphate transaminase has translation MTDASAAGPVAKPGVMDIAPYVGGKSSIAGVAEPIKLSSNENPLGPGDKARAAYEAAVRNIHLYPDGKAGKLRDAVADHHGLEAERLIFGNGSDEVFSLLNQAYLSPGDNIVCGQYAFLAYRISALACGAEVKLAPEPAYRVEIDALLAQVDERTKLVYVSNPSNPTGTWNTAEEIRRLHEALPAHIILVIDEAYAEYVGEPDYETALPLARDAANVVVTRTFSKIHGLGGLRIGFGYAPAVVADAIERIRLPFNVSLPGIEAAAAAINDEAHQRTSRELVDAWKPRLTQALRGFGLEVLPSAGNFILVLFPDPARTAAEANEALMKKGVIVRAVGGYGIHDGLRITIGTEDQNRAVIDALSEFAAG, from the coding sequence ATGACCGACGCCTCCGCAGCCGGCCCCGTCGCCAAGCCCGGCGTCATGGACATCGCCCCCTATGTCGGCGGCAAGTCGTCGATCGCCGGCGTGGCCGAGCCGATCAAGCTGTCGTCCAACGAAAATCCCCTGGGGCCGGGCGACAAGGCGCGCGCCGCCTATGAAGCCGCTGTTCGCAATATCCACCTTTATCCCGACGGCAAGGCCGGCAAGCTGCGTGACGCCGTCGCCGATCACCATGGGCTGGAGGCCGAGCGCCTGATCTTCGGCAACGGTTCGGACGAGGTCTTTTCGCTGCTGAACCAGGCCTATCTCAGCCCGGGCGACAACATCGTCTGCGGCCAGTACGCCTTTCTCGCCTATCGCATCAGCGCCCTGGCCTGCGGCGCCGAGGTCAAGCTGGCGCCAGAGCCCGCCTACCGCGTCGAGATCGACGCCCTGCTGGCCCAGGTCGATGAGCGCACCAAGCTGGTCTACGTCTCCAACCCGTCCAACCCGACCGGGACCTGGAACACGGCCGAGGAAATCCGGCGGCTGCACGAGGCCCTGCCCGCCCACATCATCCTGGTGATCGACGAGGCCTATGCCGAATACGTCGGCGAGCCGGACTACGAGACGGCCCTGCCCCTGGCGCGCGACGCCGCCAACGTCGTGGTCACCCGCACCTTTTCCAAGATCCACGGCCTGGGCGGCCTGCGCATCGGCTTCGGCTATGCGCCGGCTGTGGTGGCAGACGCGATCGAGCGCATCCGCCTGCCGTTCAACGTCTCCCTGCCCGGCATCGAGGCGGCGGCGGCGGCCATCAATGACGAGGCGCACCAGCGCACGTCGCGCGAACTGGTCGATGCGTGGAAGCCGCGCCTGACCCAGGCCCTGCGCGGCTTCGGCCTTGAGGTATTGCCCTCGGCCGGCAACTTCATCCTGGTGCTGTTTCCCGATCCCGCGCGCACGGCGGCGGAGGCCAACGAGGCCCTGATGAAGAAGGGGGTCATCGTGCGTGCCGTCGGCGGCTACGGCATCCACGACGGCCTGCGCATCACCATCGGCACGGAAGACCAGAACCGCGCCGTGATCGACGCCCTGAGCGAGTTCGCGGCCGGCTGA
- a CDS encoding DMT family transporter: protein MPASPAAPSRAVPLIVLLIAASVLGLAPILVRLTETGPAAAGFWRFVFALPLLALIVGRPGGEGFARPSKWMLLAGLFFAMDLSFWHYGIVMTSVANATVLCNLTPVVVTAFAWLVLKERPGKLFVVALILAMAGAFAMAAAASGAQGTNPLLGDILSLLVSFWYSGYFLAVKLARRDASAMRVTWWATVVGAPILLAVSLMLGEDLVPASAAGWAACVAMGLMHVTGQGGVAWALGKLPASLTAVTILIQPVVAGVLGWLVFGETLTPVQALGGALVLSAVVLAQVSARKKTGAPTKADAPVNP, encoded by the coding sequence ATGCCTGCATCTCCCGCCGCCCCGTCGCGCGCCGTTCCGCTGATCGTGCTGCTGATCGCCGCCAGCGTGCTGGGCCTTGCGCCCATTCTGGTGCGGTTGACGGAGACGGGACCGGCGGCGGCCGGCTTCTGGCGCTTCGTCTTCGCCCTGCCGCTGCTGGCGCTGATCGTCGGACGGCCCGGCGGCGAAGGCTTCGCCCGGCCGTCCAAGTGGATGCTGCTGGCGGGCCTGTTCTTCGCCATGGACCTCAGCTTCTGGCACTACGGCATCGTCATGACCTCGGTCGCCAACGCCACCGTGTTGTGCAACCTGACCCCGGTAGTGGTGACGGCCTTCGCCTGGCTGGTGCTGAAGGAGCGGCCGGGCAAGCTGTTCGTGGTGGCGCTGATCCTGGCCATGGCGGGCGCCTTCGCCATGGCGGCGGCGGCCAGCGGCGCGCAGGGGACCAATCCGCTTCTGGGCGACATCCTCTCCCTGCTCGTGTCCTTCTGGTACTCGGGCTACTTCCTGGCGGTGAAGCTGGCCAGGCGCGACGCCAGCGCCATGCGCGTCACCTGGTGGGCGACGGTGGTCGGCGCGCCCATCCTGTTGGCCGTTTCGCTGATGCTGGGCGAAGACCTGGTTCCTGCCAGCGCAGCGGGCTGGGCCGCCTGCGTCGCCATGGGCCTGATGCACGTCACCGGTCAGGGCGGGGTCGCCTGGGCGCTGGGCAAGCTGCCGGCCTCGCTGACCGCCGTCACCATCCTGATCCAGCCGGTGGTCGCGGGCGTCCTGGGCTGGCTGGTGTTCGGCGAGACCCTGACGCCGGTTCAGGCGCTGGGCGGCGCCTTGGTGCTGAGCGCCGTGGTGCTGGCCCAGGTCTCGGCGCGAAAGAAAACGGGCGCGCCGACCAAAGCCGACGCGCCCGTCAATCCATAA
- a CDS encoding TonB-dependent siderophore receptor, which yields MTRTILLTTTALLLSTGAASAETTPPKANPQAAQAPVPTGPTTEAPLADAAQQGVLVFTPDFFADQRPDTALDMVDRVPGFQIDDGSGARGFEGAVGNILINNARPASKNDTGSSVLSRTLARQVERVELIRGGAPGIDMQGYSVVVNVILKAESSRQSVFSANRVFFEGGQDVSGASYQFTAREGDRSWGVTLSDGVSMSDSNGRGRTIRRNAAGVVTRDEQTVNDGYGGGNSIRGNYAGPLAGGKIDLTARIGVNDWQSYDISQSPTVFRESQSAEDGVNGEVGATYTRPLTPTLKLETRLIHEFSDFDGASTYSVMSNGLDEPDQVFSYDGKSSESILRALVRQERSPRITLELGGEVAYNMLDTEQALTVGGAVVPLPSASVKVEETRGEAFGKGTYRVRPNLTLEAGLRLEASTISQSGDADQEKSFFFAKPRVLATWTPMPNNQLRFRFERELGQLDFSDFAASADLEEENVFGGNVDLEPEQRWISELTYERRFWGEGVLSLGYRHDEIVNAIDVIPLADELSATGNIGDGSLDQLAVSLTLPTDKLGVSGGQFKVSNSWNHTEVTDPTTGETRAISGVRPSQAEFSFQQDLTRLKLQWGVFYLAGFRDPRFDPDQRQLVRISDYKQAWIEYKPTASLTLRGEVTLWDDFTIDRTFYGDRETQAVAFTERREIDPRTFYRVSLRKTF from the coding sequence ATGACCCGCACCATCCTGCTGACCACCACCGCCCTGCTGCTGAGCACAGGCGCAGCGTCGGCCGAAACGACGCCGCCGAAGGCGAATCCGCAGGCGGCTCAGGCGCCCGTGCCGACCGGCCCGACGACCGAGGCGCCGCTGGCGGACGCGGCCCAGCAGGGCGTGCTGGTCTTCACCCCCGACTTCTTCGCCGACCAGCGTCCGGACACGGCGTTGGACATGGTGGACCGGGTGCCGGGCTTTCAGATCGACGACGGCTCGGGCGCGCGGGGGTTCGAGGGCGCGGTCGGCAATATCCTGATCAACAATGCGCGCCCGGCGTCCAAGAACGACACCGGATCCTCGGTTCTGTCGCGCACCCTGGCCCGCCAGGTCGAGCGCGTCGAGCTGATCCGGGGCGGGGCGCCCGGCATCGACATGCAGGGCTACTCGGTCGTCGTGAACGTGATCCTGAAGGCCGAAAGCAGCCGTCAGTCGGTGTTCAGCGCCAACCGCGTCTTCTTCGAGGGCGGCCAGGACGTGTCCGGCGCCTCCTACCAGTTCACCGCGCGCGAGGGCGATCGCAGCTGGGGCGTCACCCTGTCGGACGGCGTCAGCATGAGCGACTCCAACGGTCGCGGCCGCACCATCCGCCGCAACGCCGCGGGCGTCGTCACGCGTGACGAGCAGACGGTGAACGACGGCTACGGCGGAGGCAACTCCATCCGCGGCAACTACGCAGGCCCTCTCGCCGGCGGCAAGATCGACCTGACCGCCCGCATCGGCGTCAACGACTGGCAGAGCTACGATATCAGCCAGAGCCCGACCGTGTTTCGCGAAAGCCAGAGCGCTGAAGACGGCGTGAACGGCGAGGTCGGCGCGACCTACACCCGTCCTCTCACGCCAACGCTGAAGCTCGAGACGCGGCTGATCCACGAGTTCTCGGACTTTGACGGCGCCTCGACCTACAGTGTGATGAGCAACGGCCTCGATGAGCCCGATCAGGTCTTCAGCTATGACGGCAAGAGTTCGGAATCGATCCTGCGCGCCCTCGTGCGTCAGGAGCGTTCGCCGCGCATCACCCTCGAGCTTGGGGGCGAGGTCGCCTACAACATGCTCGACACCGAACAGGCGCTGACCGTCGGCGGCGCGGTCGTGCCGCTGCCCAGCGCCTCGGTCAAGGTCGAGGAAACGCGTGGCGAGGCCTTTGGCAAGGGCACCTACCGCGTGCGGCCCAACCTGACGCTGGAAGCGGGCCTGCGGCTGGAGGCCTCGACCATCAGCCAGTCGGGCGACGCCGATCAGGAAAAGAGCTTCTTCTTCGCCAAGCCGCGCGTCCTGGCCACCTGGACGCCGATGCCGAACAACCAGCTGCGCTTCCGCTTCGAGCGCGAACTGGGGCAGCTGGACTTCTCGGACTTCGCGGCGTCGGCCGACCTGGAGGAGGAAAACGTCTTCGGCGGCAACGTCGACCTGGAGCCGGAGCAGCGCTGGATCAGCGAGCTGACCTATGAACGCCGCTTCTGGGGCGAGGGCGTGCTGTCGCTCGGCTATCGCCACGACGAGATCGTCAACGCCATCGACGTGATCCCGCTGGCCGACGAGCTGTCGGCGACCGGCAACATCGGCGACGGCTCGCTGGACCAGCTGGCGGTCAGCCTGACGCTGCCGACCGACAAGCTCGGCGTCTCGGGCGGTCAGTTCAAGGTGTCCAACAGCTGGAACCATACCGAGGTGACCGATCCCACGACCGGCGAGACCCGCGCCATCTCCGGCGTGCGGCCCAGCCAAGCGGAGTTCAGCTTCCAGCAGGACCTGACGCGCCTGAAGCTGCAGTGGGGCGTGTTCTACCTGGCCGGCTTCCGCGACCCGCGCTTCGATCCCGATCAGCGCCAGCTGGTCCGCATCAGCGACTACAAGCAGGCCTGGATCGAGTACAAGCCGACCGCCAGCCTGACCCTGCGCGGCGAGGTCACCCTGTGGGACGACTTCACCATCGACCGCACCTTCTACGGCGATCGGGAGACGCAGGCTGTGGCCTTCACCGAACGCCGCGAGATCGACCCCAGGACCTTCTATCGCGTCAGCCTGCGCAAGACGTTCTGA
- a CDS encoding cold-shock protein, with the protein MATGTVKWFNPTKGYGFIQPDSGGSDVFVHVTAVQKAGLQGLDENAKVSYELENQRGKTSAVDLKVL; encoded by the coding sequence ATGGCGACCGGTACGGTCAAGTGGTTCAACCCCACCAAGGGCTACGGCTTCATCCAGCCCGACAGCGGCGGCTCGGACGTGTTCGTTCACGTTACCGCCGTGCAGAAGGCGGGCCTGCAAGGCCTCGATGAGAATGCGAAGGTGTCCTACGAGCTGGAAAACCAGCGCGGCAAGACGTCGGCGGTGGACCTCAAGGTCCTCTAA
- the tldD gene encoding metalloprotease TldD, whose translation MTVHVSPSPLLETSGVDPSEALTILQAALTGADDGELFLERSESESLVFDDGRLKSAAYDASEGFGLRVVAGETAGYAHANEISPAALRRAADSAALAKAGHAAVIADGPRATNQKLYGEVDPLASPAFSDKIALLAEIDAFARARDPRVVQVSASLVGERREIDILRADARSVRDVRPLVRLNVSVTVEQNGRRESASAGAGGRAGFETWIAPERWQAQVDEALRQALVNLEAVDCPAGEMDVVLGAGWPGVLLHEAIGHGFEGDFHRKGSSVFNGMMGKRVAAPGVTVVDDGSIAGRRGSLSVDDEGTPTSRTVLIEDGIMVGLMHDRLSARQLGVQPTGNGRRQSFAHMPMPRMTNTFMEGGRDNKADMIASTKRGLYAANFGGGQVDITNGKFVFQCTEAYLIEDGRITAPVRGATLIGDGATALTHIQMIGDDFAFDPGVGVCGKAGQGVPVGIGQPSLKMGGLTVGGTAV comes from the coding sequence ATGACCGTGCACGTTTCCCCTTCTCCCCTGCTCGAGACCTCGGGCGTCGATCCGTCGGAAGCCCTGACGATCCTGCAAGCGGCCCTGACCGGCGCGGACGACGGCGAGTTGTTCCTGGAGCGGTCGGAGAGCGAATCGCTGGTGTTCGACGACGGCCGGCTGAAGTCCGCCGCCTATGACGCTTCGGAAGGCTTCGGCCTGCGGGTGGTGGCGGGAGAGACCGCCGGCTACGCCCACGCCAACGAGATTTCCCCGGCCGCCCTGCGCCGCGCCGCCGACAGCGCCGCCCTGGCCAAGGCCGGCCATGCGGCCGTGATCGCCGATGGTCCGCGCGCCACCAACCAGAAGCTGTACGGGGAGGTCGATCCTCTCGCCTCGCCCGCCTTCTCGGACAAGATCGCCTTGCTGGCCGAGATCGACGCCTTTGCCCGTGCGCGCGATCCGCGCGTGGTCCAGGTGTCCGCCTCGCTGGTCGGAGAGCGCCGCGAGATCGACATCCTGCGCGCCGACGCCCGATCGGTCCGTGACGTGCGCCCGCTGGTGCGCCTGAACGTCTCCGTCACCGTCGAGCAGAACGGCCGGCGCGAGAGCGCCTCCGCCGGCGCCGGCGGCCGAGCGGGCTTCGAGACCTGGATCGCGCCCGAACGCTGGCAGGCCCAGGTCGACGAAGCCCTGCGCCAGGCCCTGGTGAACCTGGAGGCCGTGGACTGCCCGGCGGGCGAGATGGACGTGGTGCTAGGCGCCGGCTGGCCGGGCGTTCTGCTGCACGAGGCGATCGGGCACGGCTTCGAGGGCGACTTCCACCGCAAGGGCTCCTCGGTGTTCAACGGCATGATGGGCAAGCGGGTGGCCGCGCCGGGCGTCACCGTGGTCGACGACGGCTCCATCGCCGGGCGGCGCGGCTCGCTGTCGGTCGATGACGAGGGCACGCCCACCTCGCGCACCGTGCTGATCGAGGACGGGATCATGGTCGGGCTGATGCACGACCGGCTGAGCGCCCGTCAGCTGGGCGTCCAGCCGACCGGCAACGGCCGGCGCCAGTCCTTCGCCCACATGCCGATGCCGCGCATGACCAACACCTTCATGGAGGGCGGGCGCGACAACAAAGCCGACATGATCGCCTCGACCAAGCGCGGCCTCTATGCCGCGAATTTCGGCGGCGGCCAGGTGGACATCACCAACGGCAAGTTCGTGTTCCAGTGCACCGAGGCCTATCTGATCGAGGACGGCCGCATCACCGCACCGGTGCGGGGCGCCACCCTGATCGGCGACGGCGCGACCGCGCTGACCCACATCCAGATGATCGGCGACGACTTCGCCTTTGATCCGGGCGTGGGCGTCTGCGGCAAGGCGGGCCAGGGCGTGCCGGTCGGCATCGGCCAGCCGAGCCTGAAGATGGGCGGCCTGACCGTGGGCGGCACCGCCGTCTGA
- a CDS encoding extensin family protein, translating to MKRDVADFWNLLWELALLACAGFALLNVFAPAQDLPWKPLDLSRPIGTATASKVSAFDLPRVAASEEVERSTAACMNLLREAGVQVERAADRNDGGFCIVQGAVRITGGDVTPLSPAGVVMQCPLAVRYVIWDRQVLRPTAREVMGSEPARVENFGTYSCRRIYGSSDTNERPSEHARANALDVSGFRLEDGRSVSVLNDWSGAGPAGESGGRFLHAVRDGACRLFSNALDPDYNAAHANHLHLDGAPRGLCG from the coding sequence ATGAAGCGCGACGTCGCCGACTTCTGGAATCTGCTGTGGGAACTGGCGCTGCTGGCGTGCGCGGGGTTCGCCCTGTTGAACGTCTTTGCGCCCGCGCAGGACCTGCCGTGGAAGCCGCTGGACCTGTCGCGCCCGATCGGCACGGCGACGGCGTCCAAGGTCTCGGCCTTTGATCTGCCGCGCGTGGCGGCGTCCGAGGAGGTCGAGCGTTCCACCGCGGCCTGCATGAACCTGCTGAGAGAGGCGGGGGTGCAGGTCGAGCGGGCGGCGGACCGCAACGACGGCGGCTTCTGCATCGTCCAGGGCGCGGTGCGCATCACCGGCGGCGACGTGACGCCGCTGAGCCCGGCCGGCGTGGTCATGCAATGCCCGCTGGCGGTGCGCTATGTGATCTGGGACCGGCAGGTGCTGCGTCCGACCGCCCGCGAGGTGATGGGATCGGAGCCGGCTCGGGTGGAGAATTTCGGGACCTATTCGTGCCGCCGCATCTACGGCTCGTCGGACACAAACGAGCGGCCGAGCGAGCACGCGCGCGCCAACGCCCTGGACGTCTCAGGCTTCCGGCTGGAGGACGGGCGCAGCGTCAGCGTTCTAAACGACTGGTCGGGCGCGGGACCTGCGGGCGAGAGCGGCGGTCGCTTCCTGCACGCAGTGCGCGACGGCGCCTGCCGGCTGTTCTCCAATGCTCTGGACCCGGATTATAACGCCGCCCACGCCAACCACCTGCACCTGGACGGGGCGCCGCGCGGCCTGTGCGGCTGA